Proteins from a single region of Apium graveolens cultivar Ventura chromosome 7, ASM990537v1, whole genome shotgun sequence:
- the LOC141671422 gene encoding uncharacterized protein LOC141671422 isoform X1: protein MAQEAVVRHVPVNPCCELLQKKETKLSQKLAKSEEGRNFLKKAIGILQEKITNFDAENVKLKAELELARKKADDGEKKIEELASRDTLENEISSLRSEISSLKQKDCSGSEDKDKKVADLQASVSEAEKEISILKEQLEKERKRAVNEQKMAEIELKKANEALETAKAEMARVEQLQADNEREMKMNESTIRDSLESEISSLKSQIKVLQEQTVLVAQDANKEATLLQECVSEQKEEINRLKELFQIEKDRADSEKKKSDEAKEKADDEKNRAEKVLSESETELRVKELAVRVSLEDEISSLKSQIALLQKPAVLGAQDVNKDIILLQDCISNKEKEINKLHELLQIEKDRADSERNKAEEEKKKVDEKKGWAEKLIAEKEKEMKLKETALRLPLENEIASLKSHIELLQQQVVSGVQDVNEETVIYERRVSERETEINRLKKLLQKEKKRAGSEEKKAETEKCRADKVLADSEISLKEKEQAVRLSLGTEISALESQIHLLQQEIAVRDEKKEVNLYQSLVSKKDAEINQLKKLAEKEKRRAESEKKKVEAGKKKVIESQKIAMTEKTRADEERRIADIEREKVEEASLQLEMLRAKVHELKANLELEALKVQQANEILETEKQKVIIETQRADMEMAKAEEQSKVLETTRKEIVEERARADSLSLQLEEDRVRIVKLQKEIAEHVSSRSTGNNAGDLFVEHLGLEAVKLKGGPHIEVLDQEARASMMVFNCLQCEELIKKLRDVKQEAKREKERADSEMRKAEYQRKVAETYGEKAKMETERCRELADELKDNRCKTEKLKKEMQELAASGKMVNTVERKDENFDATNMKLLRKSLKLERMQTKHAKEVARLEKDRNILLQQEIRRIKEAFFGITNQLDILDKCSSHRDVGINDLEKNSNVRRQGKKRKLSEEKLCQVHHSGNELVKSSSTLDACDTFKHRKQCTAPLLSSKECTEPLSGIDSELLPLLGGSQQTLLKTRAKNSCKASFPDRALLGSQEGWALSAGEMDKLAEGATNLQLTVLGPFNNISKPIDNNINSRPMSNATGITYACNEETGDANRNCLGSFDEVEDGNYLKLLSLDDPLDEEIYRVAIERPLSPTLPVIEPLRVGTHENSNNDHIDVVSLVSNSLVSLCSPNEEIDSSKFNAYTSGTSHVPPLPEKLGLTGSHEIMEKNDMGHASDPSNLGQTFTGHKRLNVSSGSKSQPACSLRYYVIFSDISSDKNITKILSATRTCMAQCSMLPQTDHVVQVMSTLSKVKGLLSREMVCVFFSLLLQNVPEFTLENFKNVSDGGLVRSFELFTEQVHSVMDDLETRSIEELLNLDELLSLIEDFLIHRRVLIHRDDVLSESLPLYDPKSDIIVSDGDMLSFQAASDQQLISASVVLVSICLAIDDIGFVCETSYNLLKMRKIDSSTLAILHVFAYISGAKYLNNCDHSLSMTVLKSLVTVFEREMSSTSVVQLGFPPCTNCPYVVSAIPIDVVVSLLIKKLHNYVLSNVSFEDLREVTVYMNDEAPGSNENREPNSGGGISCVQCGKFEVCCSHKARVSTSSEGVSCGTLLYLGDVLSLLELLASYMNWSWSFTNIVLKLLDILDSCGIEKLVPAIVVLLGQLGRLGVDANGYEDTGVETLRGRLSSFLHRKASAVTELPFQIATITALLGVVPLRFEEIFKRNNELSEVVKDSGPVDSIRNWFSLLSKEHQSLSIRLLLDNVASLRYGKSSATSVNFAKF from the exons AACTAGAGCTAGCACGTAAGAAAGCAGATGATGGAGAGAAGAAAATCGAAGAATTAGCTAGCCGAGATACTTTGGAGAATGAAATATCTTCCTTGAGGTCTGAGATATCTTCTTTGAAGCAAAAGGATTGTTCTGGATCTGAAGACAAGGATAAAAAAGTTGCTGACCTTCAGGCAAGTGTCTCTGAAGCGGAAAAGGAGATATCTATTCTGAAGGAGCAACTTGAGAAGGAGCGAAAGAGAGCTGTGAACGAGCAGAAGATGGCTGAAATTGAATTAAAAAAAGCAAATGAAGCACTGGAAACTGCCAAGGCAGAAATGGCCAGGGTTGAACAACTTCAGGCAGACAATGAAAGAGAGATGAAAATGAATGAATCCACTATTCGAGATTCTTTGGAGAGTGAGATTTCTTCTCTAAAATCTCAGATAAAAGTGTTGCAGGAACAGACTGTCTTAGTTGCTCAAGATGCAAACAAGGAAGCAACTCTTCTCCAAGAATGTGTCTCTGAGCAGAAAGAAGAAATAAATCGGCTCAAAGAACTTTTTCAGATAGAAAAAGATCGAGCagattctgagaaaaagaaatccGATGAAGCAAAGGAGAAAGCTGATGATGAAAAAAATCGGGCTGAAAAAGTGCTTTCTGAGAGTGAAACAGAGTTGAGAGTGAAAGAATTGGCTGTCCGAGTCTCTTTAGAGGATGAAATATCTTCACTAAAGTCACAGATAGCACTTCTGCAGAAACCGGCTGTTTTGGGAGCTCAGGATGTGAACAAGGATATAATTCTTCTTCAAGACTGCATCTCtaataaggaaaaagaaattaATAAGCTCCACGAGCTTCTTCAAATTGAGAAAGATAGGGCAGATTCTGAAAGAAATAAAGctgaagaagaaaagaagaaagtTGATGAAAAAAAGGGCTGGGCTGAAAAATTAattgctgagaaagaaaaagagatGAAATTAAAAGAAACAGCTTTACGACTTCCTCTTGAGAATGAAATCGCTTCCCTAAAGTCTCATATAGAGCTATTGCAGCAACAGGTTGTCTCAGGAGTTCAAGATGTGAACGAGGAAACAGTTATTTACGAAAGGCGTGTATCTGAGAGGGAAACAGAGATAAATCGTCTTAAGAAGCTTCTTCAGAAAGAAAAAAAGAGAGCAGGTTCGGAGGAGAAGAAAGCTGAGACTGAGAAATGTAGGGCTGATAAAGTGCTTGCAGACAGTGAGATATCtttaaaagaaaaagaacagGCTGTTCGTCTTTCTTTGGGGACTGAAATCTCTGCTCTAGAGTCTCAAATACATTTGTTGCAGCAAGAAATTGCAGTTCGAGATGAGAAAAAGGAAGTAAATCTTTATCAATCACTTGTCTCCAAAAAGGATGCTGAAATCAATCAGCTCAAGAAGCTTGCTGAGAAAGAGAAAAGAAGAGCAGAATCGGAAAAGAAAAAAGTCGAGGCAGGAAAAAAGAAAGTCATTGAATCTCAGAAGATTGCAATGACAGAAAAAACTAGGGCTGATGAAGAAAGAAGGATTGCTGATATTGAAAGAGAAAAGGTTGAGGAAGCTAGTCTGCAGTTGGAGATGTTGAGGGCTAAAGTTCATGAATTAAAAGCAAATTTGGAGTTGGAAGCATTGAAAGTTCAACAGGCAAATGAAATTCTTGAGACAGAAAAACAGAAGGTGATCATAGAAACACAACGTGCAGATATGGAGATGGCTAAAGCTGAAGAGCAAAGTAAAGTTTTAGAAActactaggaaggagattgtggAAGAACGCGCTCGTGCTGATTCTTTATCTTTGCAGTTGGAAGAAGATAGAGTTAGGATTGTAAAATTGCAGAAGGAAATAGCGGAACATGTGTCCTCCAGAAGTACAGGGAACAATGCTGGTGACCTTTTTGTTGAACATTTGGGTCTTGAAGCTGTTAAGTTGAAAGGAGGGCCTCACATAGAGGTATTGGACCAAGAAGCCAGGGCATCTATGATGGTATTTAATTGTTTACAATGTGAAGAGTTAATCAAAAAGCTGAGGGATGTAAAACAAGAGGCAAAGAGGGAAAAAGAGCGGGCTGATTCGGAGATGAGAAAGGCAGAATATCAGAGAAAGGTTGCAGAAACATATGGGGAGAAGGCCAAAATGGAAACAGAGCGGTGTCGGGAGTTAGCTGATGAACTAAAAGATAACAGATGTAAGACAGAAAAACTAAAGAAGGAGATGCAGGAACTCGCGGCCTCGGGGAAAATGGTTAATACTGTTGAAAGAAAGGATGAAAATTTTGATGCAACCAACATGAAGCTGCTAAGAAAATCATTGAAGCTTGAAAGAATGCAAACAAAGCATGCAAAAGAAGTTGCGAGATTGGAAAAGGATCGTAATATCTTACTTCAACAAGAAATCCGGCGCATAAAGGAGGCATTTTTTGGAATCACTAATCAGCTTGACATACTAGATAAGTGTTCGTCACACCGGGATGTAGGTATAAATGACCTTGAAAAG AATTCCAATGTTAGAAGACAAGGTAAAAAAAGAAAACTCTCTGAAGAAAAACTATGTCAGGTACATCATAGTGGAAATGAACTTGTGAAGTCTAGTTCAACCTTGGATGCTTGTGATACTTTCAAGCATCGCAAGCAATGTACTGCACCATTACTTTCATCTAAAGAATGTACTGAACCCCTATCAGGTATTGACTCTGAATTGTTGCCTCTGCTTGGAGGTTCCCAACAAACACTGTTAAAGACACGTGCGAAAAATTCTTGTAAAGCATCTTTTCCTGATAGAGCGTTGCTGGGATCACAGGAAGGATGGGCTTTATCTGCTGGGGAGATGGATAAGTTGGCAGAGGGGGCAACAAACTTACAGCTGACTGTCCTAGGACCGTTTAATAATATTAGCAAGCCGATTGACAATAATATTAATTCTCGACCAATGTCTAATGCGACCGGGATTACTTATGCATGCAATGAAGAAACTGGGGATGCTAACAGGAATTGTTTGGGTAGTTTTGATGAAGTGGAGGATGGTAACTATCTTAAATTGCTGTCCTTAGATGATcctttggatgaagaaatttATCGTGTAGCGATCGAAAGGCCCTTGTCACCAACTCTTCCTGTGATAGAGCCTTTACGCGTGGGAACACATGAAAATAGTAATAATGACCACATCGATGTTGTATCACTAGTTAGTAATAGTTTGGTGTCACTTTGCAGCCCTAATGAGGAGATTGATTCCAGTAAGTTTAATGCCTATACCTCCGGGACTAGCCATGTTCCGCCATTGCCAGAAAAGCTAGGTCTCACTGGTTCTCATGAGATTATGGAAAAAAATGATATGGGTCATGCAAGTGACCCAAGCAATTTGGGGCAGACGTTTACAGGTCATAAAAGGCTCAATGTTTCAAGTGGAAGTAAATCTCAGCCTGCTTGCAGTCTTCGCTATTATGTTATATTTTCGGATATAAGTAGTGATAAGAACATTACTAAGATATTATCTGCTACAAGAACGTGTATGGCCCAGTGCTCTATGCTGCCTCAAACAGATCATGTGGTTCAGGTCATGTCAACTCTTTCGAAGGTCAAAGGTCTTCTATCCAG GGAAATGGTTTGCGTGTTCTTTTCACTGTTATTGCAAAACGTTCCTGAGTTTACATTGGAAAACTTCAAGAACGTCAGTGATGGCGGGTTGGTCCGCTCCTTTGAATTATTTACTGAACAAGTGCACTCAG TGATGGATGATCTAGAGACAAGAAGTATTGAGGAATTACTGAACTTGGATGAGCTGCTTAGCCTCATCGAAGATTTTCTAATTCATAGAAGAGTTCTAATACATCGCGATGATGTATTGTCCGAGTCATTGCCTCTATATGATCCTAAAAGTGACATTATTGTGAGTGATGGGGATATGCTATCCTTTCAAGCGGCTTCAGATCAACAGTTGATTAGTGCATCCGTGGTATTAGTATCTATATGTTTAGCAATTGATGATATTGGTTTTGTATGTGAGACCTCGTACAACCTGTTGAAGATGCGAAAAATTGACTCATCAACACTTGCTATCCTTCATGTTTTTGCGTATATTTCTGGAGCTAAATACTTAAACAATTGTGACCACAGTTTATCCATGACAGTCTTAAAATCATTAGTTACTGTTTTCGAGAGGGAAATGTCATCAACGAGCGTGGTACAGCTTGGGTTCCCCCCATGCACGAATTGTCCATATGTGGTGAGTGCTATTCCCATTGATGTAGTAGTTTCACTGCTCATCAAAAAACTTCATAACTATGTCTTATCCAATGTCTCGTTTGAAGACCTGAGGGAAGTAACTGTTTATATGAATGACGAAGCTCCGGGTAGCAATGAGAATAGAGAACCAAATTCAGGTGGAGGAATATCTTGTGTCCAATGTGGTAAGTTTGAAGTCTGCTGTTCCCACAAAGCTAGAGTGTCTACTTCGTCAGAAGGTGTTTCCTGCGGGACTCTGTTATATCTGGGTGATGTCCTGTCATTACTTGAGCTGCTAGCATCTTACATG AACTGGAGCTGGTCGTTCACAAATATTGTTCTGAAACTTTTGGATATACTTGATTCCTGTGGCATTGAGAAGCTCGTGCCTGCTATTGTTGTTCTACTGGGCCAGTTGGGGAG GCTTGGTGTTGATGCAAATGGGTATGAAGATACTGGTGTTGAAACGCTTCGAGGTAGATTGTCTTCATTCCTGCACCGAAAGGCCTCGGCTGTCACAGAATTACCATTTCAAATAGCAACCATAACTGCTTTACTTGGAGTTGTTCCCCTCAGGTTCGAAGAAATTTTTAAGAGAAATAACGAGCTTTCGGAAGTTGTTAAAGATTCTGGTCCTGTTGATTCTATAAGAAACTGGTTTTCTTTATTGAGTAAGGAACATCAGTCCTTATCAATCAGACTTTTACTTGATAATGTAGCTAGCTTGAGATATGGAAAGTCCTCTGCTACAAGTGTAAATTTTGCAAAATTTTAA
- the LOC141671422 gene encoding uncharacterized protein LOC141671422 isoform X2 → MAQEAVVRHVPVNPCCELLQKKETKLSQKLAKSEEGRNFLKKAIGILQEKITNFDAENVKLKAELELARKKADDGEKKIEELASRDTLENEISSLRSEISSLKQKDCSGSEDKDKKVADLQASVSEAEKEISILKEQLEKERKRAVNEQKMAEIELKKANEALETAKAEMARVEQLQADNEREMKMNESTIRDSLESEISSLKSQIKVLQEQTVLVAQDANKEATLLQECVSEQKEEINRLKELFQIEKDRADSEKKKSDEAKEKADDEKNRAEKVLSESETELRVKELAVRVSLEDEISSLKSQIALLQKPAVLGAQDVNKDIILLQDCISNKEKEINKLHELLQIEKDRADSERNKAEEEKKKVDEKKGWAEKLIAEKEKEMKLKETALRLPLENEIASLKSHIELLQQQVVSGVQDVNEETVIYERRVSERETEINRLKKLLQKEKKRAGSEEKKAETEKCRADKVLADSEISLKEKEQAVRLSLGTEISALESQIHLLQQEIAVRDEKKEVNLYQSLVSKKDAEINQLKKLAEKEKRRAESEKKKVEAGKKKVIESQKIAMTEKTRADEERRIADIEREKVEEASLQLEMLRAKVHELKANLELEALKVQQANEILETEKQKVIIETQRADMEMAKAEEQSKVLETTRKEIVEERARADSLSLQLEEDRVRIVKLQKEIAEHVSSRSTGNNAGDLFVEHLGLEAVKLKGGPHIEVLDQEARASMMVFNCLQCEELIKKLRDVKQEAKREKERADSEMRKAEYQRKVAETYGEKAKMETERCRELADELKDNRCKTEKLKKEMQELAASGKMVNTVERKDENFDATNMKLLRKSLKLERMQTKHAKEVARLEKDRNILLQQEIRRIKEAFFGITNQLDILDKCSSHRDVGINDLEKNSNVRRQGKKRKLSEEKLCQVHHSGNELVKSSSTLDACDTFKHRKQCTAPLLSSKECTEPLSGIDSELLPLLGGSQQTLLKTRAKNSCKASFPDRALLGSQEGWALSAGEMDKLAEGATNLQLTVLGPFNNISKPIDNNINSRPMSNATGITYACNEETGDANRNCLGSFDEVEDGNYLKLLSLDDPLDEEIYRVAIERPLSPTLPVIEPLRVGTHENSNNDHIDVVSLVSNSLVSLCSPNEEIDSSKFNAYTSGTSHVPPLPEKLGLTGSHEIMEKNDMGHASDPSNLGQTFTGHKRLNVSSGSKSQPACSLRYYVIFSDISSDKNITKILSATRTCMAQCSMLPQTDHVVQVMSTLSKVKGLLSREMVCVFFSLLLQNVPEFTLENFKNVSDGGLVRSFELFTEQVHSVMDDLETRSIEELLNLDELLSLIEDFLIHRRVLIHRDDVLSESLPLYDPKSDIIVSDGDMLSFQAASDQQLISASVVLVSICLAIDDIGFVCETSYNLLKMRKIDSSTLAILHVFAYISGAKYLNNCDHSLSMTVLKSLVTVFEREMSSTSVVQLGFPPCTNCPYVT, encoded by the exons AACTAGAGCTAGCACGTAAGAAAGCAGATGATGGAGAGAAGAAAATCGAAGAATTAGCTAGCCGAGATACTTTGGAGAATGAAATATCTTCCTTGAGGTCTGAGATATCTTCTTTGAAGCAAAAGGATTGTTCTGGATCTGAAGACAAGGATAAAAAAGTTGCTGACCTTCAGGCAAGTGTCTCTGAAGCGGAAAAGGAGATATCTATTCTGAAGGAGCAACTTGAGAAGGAGCGAAAGAGAGCTGTGAACGAGCAGAAGATGGCTGAAATTGAATTAAAAAAAGCAAATGAAGCACTGGAAACTGCCAAGGCAGAAATGGCCAGGGTTGAACAACTTCAGGCAGACAATGAAAGAGAGATGAAAATGAATGAATCCACTATTCGAGATTCTTTGGAGAGTGAGATTTCTTCTCTAAAATCTCAGATAAAAGTGTTGCAGGAACAGACTGTCTTAGTTGCTCAAGATGCAAACAAGGAAGCAACTCTTCTCCAAGAATGTGTCTCTGAGCAGAAAGAAGAAATAAATCGGCTCAAAGAACTTTTTCAGATAGAAAAAGATCGAGCagattctgagaaaaagaaatccGATGAAGCAAAGGAGAAAGCTGATGATGAAAAAAATCGGGCTGAAAAAGTGCTTTCTGAGAGTGAAACAGAGTTGAGAGTGAAAGAATTGGCTGTCCGAGTCTCTTTAGAGGATGAAATATCTTCACTAAAGTCACAGATAGCACTTCTGCAGAAACCGGCTGTTTTGGGAGCTCAGGATGTGAACAAGGATATAATTCTTCTTCAAGACTGCATCTCtaataaggaaaaagaaattaATAAGCTCCACGAGCTTCTTCAAATTGAGAAAGATAGGGCAGATTCTGAAAGAAATAAAGctgaagaagaaaagaagaaagtTGATGAAAAAAAGGGCTGGGCTGAAAAATTAattgctgagaaagaaaaagagatGAAATTAAAAGAAACAGCTTTACGACTTCCTCTTGAGAATGAAATCGCTTCCCTAAAGTCTCATATAGAGCTATTGCAGCAACAGGTTGTCTCAGGAGTTCAAGATGTGAACGAGGAAACAGTTATTTACGAAAGGCGTGTATCTGAGAGGGAAACAGAGATAAATCGTCTTAAGAAGCTTCTTCAGAAAGAAAAAAAGAGAGCAGGTTCGGAGGAGAAGAAAGCTGAGACTGAGAAATGTAGGGCTGATAAAGTGCTTGCAGACAGTGAGATATCtttaaaagaaaaagaacagGCTGTTCGTCTTTCTTTGGGGACTGAAATCTCTGCTCTAGAGTCTCAAATACATTTGTTGCAGCAAGAAATTGCAGTTCGAGATGAGAAAAAGGAAGTAAATCTTTATCAATCACTTGTCTCCAAAAAGGATGCTGAAATCAATCAGCTCAAGAAGCTTGCTGAGAAAGAGAAAAGAAGAGCAGAATCGGAAAAGAAAAAAGTCGAGGCAGGAAAAAAGAAAGTCATTGAATCTCAGAAGATTGCAATGACAGAAAAAACTAGGGCTGATGAAGAAAGAAGGATTGCTGATATTGAAAGAGAAAAGGTTGAGGAAGCTAGTCTGCAGTTGGAGATGTTGAGGGCTAAAGTTCATGAATTAAAAGCAAATTTGGAGTTGGAAGCATTGAAAGTTCAACAGGCAAATGAAATTCTTGAGACAGAAAAACAGAAGGTGATCATAGAAACACAACGTGCAGATATGGAGATGGCTAAAGCTGAAGAGCAAAGTAAAGTTTTAGAAActactaggaaggagattgtggAAGAACGCGCTCGTGCTGATTCTTTATCTTTGCAGTTGGAAGAAGATAGAGTTAGGATTGTAAAATTGCAGAAGGAAATAGCGGAACATGTGTCCTCCAGAAGTACAGGGAACAATGCTGGTGACCTTTTTGTTGAACATTTGGGTCTTGAAGCTGTTAAGTTGAAAGGAGGGCCTCACATAGAGGTATTGGACCAAGAAGCCAGGGCATCTATGATGGTATTTAATTGTTTACAATGTGAAGAGTTAATCAAAAAGCTGAGGGATGTAAAACAAGAGGCAAAGAGGGAAAAAGAGCGGGCTGATTCGGAGATGAGAAAGGCAGAATATCAGAGAAAGGTTGCAGAAACATATGGGGAGAAGGCCAAAATGGAAACAGAGCGGTGTCGGGAGTTAGCTGATGAACTAAAAGATAACAGATGTAAGACAGAAAAACTAAAGAAGGAGATGCAGGAACTCGCGGCCTCGGGGAAAATGGTTAATACTGTTGAAAGAAAGGATGAAAATTTTGATGCAACCAACATGAAGCTGCTAAGAAAATCATTGAAGCTTGAAAGAATGCAAACAAAGCATGCAAAAGAAGTTGCGAGATTGGAAAAGGATCGTAATATCTTACTTCAACAAGAAATCCGGCGCATAAAGGAGGCATTTTTTGGAATCACTAATCAGCTTGACATACTAGATAAGTGTTCGTCACACCGGGATGTAGGTATAAATGACCTTGAAAAG AATTCCAATGTTAGAAGACAAGGTAAAAAAAGAAAACTCTCTGAAGAAAAACTATGTCAGGTACATCATAGTGGAAATGAACTTGTGAAGTCTAGTTCAACCTTGGATGCTTGTGATACTTTCAAGCATCGCAAGCAATGTACTGCACCATTACTTTCATCTAAAGAATGTACTGAACCCCTATCAGGTATTGACTCTGAATTGTTGCCTCTGCTTGGAGGTTCCCAACAAACACTGTTAAAGACACGTGCGAAAAATTCTTGTAAAGCATCTTTTCCTGATAGAGCGTTGCTGGGATCACAGGAAGGATGGGCTTTATCTGCTGGGGAGATGGATAAGTTGGCAGAGGGGGCAACAAACTTACAGCTGACTGTCCTAGGACCGTTTAATAATATTAGCAAGCCGATTGACAATAATATTAATTCTCGACCAATGTCTAATGCGACCGGGATTACTTATGCATGCAATGAAGAAACTGGGGATGCTAACAGGAATTGTTTGGGTAGTTTTGATGAAGTGGAGGATGGTAACTATCTTAAATTGCTGTCCTTAGATGATcctttggatgaagaaatttATCGTGTAGCGATCGAAAGGCCCTTGTCACCAACTCTTCCTGTGATAGAGCCTTTACGCGTGGGAACACATGAAAATAGTAATAATGACCACATCGATGTTGTATCACTAGTTAGTAATAGTTTGGTGTCACTTTGCAGCCCTAATGAGGAGATTGATTCCAGTAAGTTTAATGCCTATACCTCCGGGACTAGCCATGTTCCGCCATTGCCAGAAAAGCTAGGTCTCACTGGTTCTCATGAGATTATGGAAAAAAATGATATGGGTCATGCAAGTGACCCAAGCAATTTGGGGCAGACGTTTACAGGTCATAAAAGGCTCAATGTTTCAAGTGGAAGTAAATCTCAGCCTGCTTGCAGTCTTCGCTATTATGTTATATTTTCGGATATAAGTAGTGATAAGAACATTACTAAGATATTATCTGCTACAAGAACGTGTATGGCCCAGTGCTCTATGCTGCCTCAAACAGATCATGTGGTTCAGGTCATGTCAACTCTTTCGAAGGTCAAAGGTCTTCTATCCAG GGAAATGGTTTGCGTGTTCTTTTCACTGTTATTGCAAAACGTTCCTGAGTTTACATTGGAAAACTTCAAGAACGTCAGTGATGGCGGGTTGGTCCGCTCCTTTGAATTATTTACTGAACAAGTGCACTCAG TGATGGATGATCTAGAGACAAGAAGTATTGAGGAATTACTGAACTTGGATGAGCTGCTTAGCCTCATCGAAGATTTTCTAATTCATAGAAGAGTTCTAATACATCGCGATGATGTATTGTCCGAGTCATTGCCTCTATATGATCCTAAAAGTGACATTATTGTGAGTGATGGGGATATGCTATCCTTTCAAGCGGCTTCAGATCAACAGTTGATTAGTGCATCCGTGGTATTAGTATCTATATGTTTAGCAATTGATGATATTGGTTTTGTATGTGAGACCTCGTACAACCTGTTGAAGATGCGAAAAATTGACTCATCAACACTTGCTATCCTTCATGTTTTTGCGTATATTTCTGGAGCTAAATACTTAAACAATTGTGACCACAGTTTATCCATGACAGTCTTAAAATCATTAGTTACTGTTTTCGAGAGGGAAATGTCATCAACGAGCGTGGTACAGCTTGGGTTCCCCCCATGCACGAATTGTCCATATGTG ACCTGA